From a region of the Apibacter sp. B3706 genome:
- a CDS encoding aldo/keto reductase — MKTRILGKNGLEVSELGLGCMGLSFGLGPSIEKKEAIKVIQTAYDSGITFFDTAEVYGPFTNEELLGEAVKEFRSKIKIASKFGFKDGNSSNPPDSRPESIRKALEGSLKRLKTDYIDLYYQHRVDKNIPIEEVAGTIKDLMKEGKVKHWGLSEAGPQTIRKAHSVQPVTALQSEYSLFYRDPEKEIIPTLEELGIGFVTFSPLGKGFLTGTINENTRFDKNDFRNIVPRLSVENRKKNFVLIDFIKSIGTELNATPAQVAIAWLLAQKPWIVPIPGTTKLNRLKENIEATSLKLSPEVLNRINEGLSKINIVGDRYPENLNKMIDKN; from the coding sequence ATGAAAACAAGAATATTAGGAAAAAATGGACTTGAGGTTTCCGAATTAGGTTTGGGTTGTATGGGATTAAGTTTTGGTTTAGGTCCGTCCATTGAAAAAAAAGAAGCAATAAAAGTAATACAAACTGCTTACGATTCCGGAATAACTTTTTTTGATACAGCTGAAGTGTATGGCCCCTTTACGAATGAAGAACTCTTAGGAGAAGCGGTAAAAGAATTTAGAAGTAAAATAAAAATAGCCTCCAAATTTGGATTTAAAGATGGAAATTCCTCCAATCCGCCTGATAGTAGACCCGAAAGTATTAGAAAAGCTCTGGAAGGCTCACTTAAAAGATTAAAAACCGATTATATTGATTTGTACTATCAACACCGAGTTGATAAAAATATACCGATTGAAGAAGTGGCAGGAACAATCAAAGATTTAATGAAAGAAGGCAAAGTTAAACATTGGGGATTATCGGAAGCAGGTCCTCAAACGATAAGAAAAGCCCATTCCGTTCAACCGGTTACTGCTCTGCAAAGTGAATATTCCTTATTTTACAGAGATCCTGAAAAAGAGATTATTCCTACACTGGAAGAGTTAGGGATAGGATTTGTTACATTTAGTCCACTTGGCAAAGGTTTCTTAACCGGAACCATTAATGAAAATACCCGGTTTGACAAAAATGATTTTAGGAATATAGTTCCTCGTTTATCGGTTGAAAACAGGAAAAAAAACTTTGTATTAATTGATTTTATAAAATCTATCGGTACAGAACTTAATGCAACACCTGCCCAAGTTGCTATTGCTTGGTTATTAGCTCAAAAGCCGTGGATTGTTCCAATACCGGGTACTACTAAATTAAATCGTTTGAAAGAAAACATAGAAGCTACTTCTCTAAAATTAAGTCCTGAAGTTTTAAATCGGATCAATGAAGGATTGTCTAAAATTAATATTGTTGGAGATCGATATCCGGAAAATCTTAATAAAATGATTGATAAGAATTAA
- the rimO gene encoding 30S ribosomal protein S12 methylthiotransferase RimO encodes MRTKSVGKKKINVITLGCSKNIYDSEVLINQLKANNKEVVHEQNGDIVVINTCGFIDNAKEESINTILECVKQKEEGTIEKIFVTGCLSERYKPDLEKEIPNVDQYFGTRELPLLLKALGADYKHELVGEKLITTPRHYAYLKISEGCDRPCSFCAIPLIRGKHISTPIEELVKEAQSLARGGTKELILIAQDLTYYGLDLYKKRALADLLKELIKVEGIEWIRLHYAFPTGFPMDVLELMKNEPKICNYIDIPLQHISSDILKSMKRGTTKEKTNRLLTDFRSKVPDMAIRTTLIVGYPGETQEHFEELKNWVIEQRFDRLGCFSYSHEENTSAYSLEDSLTEEEKMNRVNEIMEIQSQISWELNQEKIGKTYKCIIDRKEGDYYIARTEYDSPDVDNEVLISAHDVYLSVGSFVSVKINRAEDFDLYGELV; translated from the coding sequence ATGCGAACAAAATCTGTTGGGAAAAAAAAAATTAACGTAATAACTTTAGGCTGTTCTAAAAATATTTACGATTCTGAAGTTCTTATCAATCAATTAAAAGCCAATAACAAAGAGGTTGTTCATGAACAAAATGGAGACATTGTAGTAATTAATACATGCGGATTTATAGATAATGCCAAAGAAGAAAGTATTAATACTATTTTAGAATGTGTCAAACAAAAAGAAGAAGGAACTATTGAAAAAATATTTGTTACCGGATGCCTTTCGGAAAGATATAAACCCGATTTAGAAAAAGAAATTCCTAATGTCGATCAATATTTCGGTACTCGTGAATTGCCATTATTGTTGAAAGCTTTAGGTGCTGATTACAAACATGAATTAGTAGGAGAAAAATTAATTACCACTCCTAGACATTATGCCTATTTAAAAATTTCGGAAGGTTGCGATCGACCGTGTAGTTTTTGTGCAATTCCTTTAATCCGTGGAAAGCATATTTCAACTCCCATTGAAGAACTGGTAAAAGAAGCTCAATCGTTGGCTCGAGGTGGAACCAAAGAATTAATTTTAATTGCTCAAGATTTAACTTATTACGGTTTAGACTTATACAAAAAAAGAGCTCTCGCAGATTTATTAAAAGAGCTTATTAAAGTGGAAGGTATTGAGTGGATTCGTCTGCATTATGCTTTCCCTACAGGATTTCCTATGGACGTTCTGGAACTTATGAAAAATGAACCTAAAATTTGCAATTATATTGATATTCCTCTCCAACATATTTCAAGCGATATATTAAAATCCATGAAAAGAGGAACTACCAAAGAAAAAACTAACCGATTGTTGACTGATTTCCGTTCGAAAGTTCCCGACATGGCAATTAGGACAACCTTAATTGTAGGCTATCCGGGCGAAACTCAGGAACATTTTGAAGAATTAAAAAATTGGGTTATAGAACAACGATTTGATCGTTTAGGTTGTTTCTCTTATTCCCATGAGGAAAACACGTCCGCTTATTCATTAGAAGATTCTCTTACTGAAGAAGAAAAAATGAATCGAGTAAACGAAATCATGGAAATTCAATCTCAAATTTCGTGGGAATTAAATCAAGAAAAGATCGGTAAAACCTATAAGTGTATTATAGATAGAAAAGAAGGAGATTATTATATTGCCCGTACAGAATACGATTCACCGGATGTGGACAATGAAGTTTTAATTTCAGCCCATGATGTATATTTATCCGTAGGAAGTTTTGTATCTGTTAAAATTAATCGTGCAGAAGATTTTGACCTTTATGGCGAATTAGTTTAG
- a CDS encoding class I SAM-dependent RNA methyltransferase, translating into MFANNDSFTMQAKTFYGLEDVLVQELKHLGASQIVKKNRAVEFLGDLGFLYKANYSLRTALKILVPIHHFKAKNETIFEKEINKIPWENYFFNSQSFAIDATVYSDYFKHSQYIMLKMKDGIVDRFRKKFGKRPDIERYNPDIKFHLHISNQEVTISLDSSGDPLFKRGYRKSHFEAPINEVLAAGLLNLAGWDGKGNFLDPMCGSGTLLVEAAMIALNMPPQLHRKQFGFMNWKNFDLELFNKIKDTRINRIKDFSGKIVGYDISDKALVSAKNNIEAADLSEFIELKNQDFFTSKKELFPLLVVFNPPYDERLSITTDHFYKNIGDTLKNNYKNTLAWFITSDLEAYKKIGLRPSRKIKIYNGKLECRFFQYDIYEGSKKNKIIS; encoded by the coding sequence ATGTTTGCTAATAACGATTCCTTTACGATGCAAGCCAAAACCTTTTATGGCTTAGAAGATGTGCTTGTACAAGAACTAAAACATTTAGGTGCTTCTCAAATTGTTAAAAAAAACAGAGCGGTTGAATTCCTTGGAGATTTAGGATTTTTATACAAAGCGAATTATTCGTTAAGAACAGCCCTGAAAATTTTGGTGCCCATACATCATTTTAAAGCTAAAAATGAAACTATTTTTGAAAAGGAAATAAATAAAATTCCATGGGAAAATTATTTTTTCAATTCGCAATCTTTTGCAATTGATGCAACGGTATATTCCGATTATTTTAAACATTCCCAATACATTATGTTAAAAATGAAAGATGGAATCGTTGATCGTTTCAGAAAAAAATTTGGCAAAAGACCCGACATTGAAAGATATAATCCGGATATAAAATTTCATTTACATATCAGTAACCAAGAAGTAACTATATCTTTAGACAGCAGTGGAGATCCACTCTTTAAAAGAGGTTACAGAAAATCTCATTTTGAAGCTCCTATAAATGAAGTATTAGCTGCCGGATTATTGAATTTAGCAGGATGGGACGGAAAAGGAAATTTTCTTGACCCGATGTGCGGTTCGGGCACTTTGTTAGTAGAAGCCGCCATGATCGCTTTAAATATGCCTCCGCAATTGCATCGAAAACAATTTGGGTTTATGAATTGGAAAAATTTCGATTTGGAGTTATTTAACAAAATAAAAGATACTCGAATTAACAGGATTAAAGATTTTTCAGGTAAAATAGTCGGATATGATATTTCTGATAAAGCCTTAGTTTCTGCAAAAAATAATATTGAAGCAGCAGATTTGTCAGAATTTATAGAATTAAAAAATCAGGATTTTTTTACTTCAAAAAAAGAACTATTTCCCTTATTAGTTGTTTTTAATCCTCCTTACGATGAAAGACTATCCATTACTACAGATCATTTTTATAAAAATATCGGAGATACATTAAAAAATAATTATAAAAACACATTAGCTTGGTTCATTACTTCAGATTTGGAAGCCTATAAAAAAATCGGCTTACGTCCTTCAAGAAAAATTAAAATTTATAACGGGAAATTGGAATGTCGTTTTTTTCAATACGATATTTATGAAGGAAGTAAAAAAAATAAGATAATAAGTTAA
- a CDS encoding peptidylprolyl isomerase, which translates to MNRLFIVVTFFMATFIFAQETKIDGIVAVVGNEIITETDVKEGENYARSEGQTVTDRCSFIENMMKEKIILYKAKQDTLITVNKDEVAREAESRIEGYRNYFGSDVNILTNFKFKTMGELRSLLETMIKNQMYTQRKMADITKNVDVSPEYLKDFYKAHESEFPTLNEEIEYGQIYMYPKLTESHKQELIDQLKSIKKQIEEGASFADMAKKYSQDPGSAANGGQILNVRREQMVKEFDAVAFGLEEGQISEPFETEYGFHIVYLEKKKGQVIDLRHILLMSVPNQEEIKTAIKKLEDIREDIKSEKITFNQAALKYSDDKYTKYNGGLLSNSQTGDNRFEKIKLPTKVLYNLSGLGKGDLSEVFEDKENNRTVVKLLKITDVIPAHKMNLEIDYNRIKGFAQKTKENEVIEKWVEAQIPSTFITVQDEYKKCNFSIDWLQNKNR; encoded by the coding sequence ATGAATAGATTATTTATAGTTGTAACCTTTTTTATGGCTACCTTCATTTTTGCGCAAGAAACAAAAATTGATGGAATTGTAGCTGTCGTGGGAAATGAAATTATTACAGAAACTGATGTTAAAGAAGGTGAAAATTACGCTCGATCTGAAGGACAAACCGTAACTGATAGATGCAGCTTTATAGAAAATATGATGAAAGAAAAAATTATTTTATATAAAGCTAAACAAGATACTCTTATAACTGTTAATAAAGATGAAGTAGCCAGAGAGGCTGAATCACGTATTGAAGGATATAGAAATTATTTTGGTTCAGATGTCAATATTCTAACCAATTTCAAATTTAAAACTATGGGTGAGCTAAGAAGTTTACTCGAAACAATGATTAAAAATCAAATGTATACTCAAAGGAAAATGGCTGACATAACAAAAAATGTAGACGTTTCTCCAGAATATTTAAAAGATTTTTACAAAGCTCATGAATCAGAATTTCCTACTTTAAATGAAGAAATCGAATATGGGCAAATCTATATGTATCCTAAATTAACAGAAAGTCATAAACAAGAATTGATTGATCAATTAAAATCTATAAAAAAACAAATTGAAGAAGGAGCCAGTTTTGCTGACATGGCTAAAAAATATTCACAAGATCCGGGTTCAGCTGCTAATGGTGGACAAATTTTAAATGTTAGAAGAGAACAAATGGTAAAAGAGTTCGATGCGGTTGCTTTTGGATTGGAAGAAGGACAAATATCCGAACCATTTGAAACTGAATATGGATTCCATATTGTTTATCTTGAAAAAAAGAAAGGTCAAGTGATTGATTTAAGACATATATTATTAATGTCTGTTCCTAATCAAGAAGAAATTAAAACAGCTATAAAAAAACTGGAAGATATCAGGGAAGATATTAAATCAGAAAAAATAACATTCAATCAAGCTGCTTTAAAATATTCTGACGATAAATATACTAAATATAATGGCGGTTTATTATCAAATTCTCAAACCGGTGATAACAGATTTGAAAAAATAAAACTACCTACCAAAGTGCTTTATAACCTTTCAGGACTTGGAAAAGGAGATTTATCTGAAGTATTTGAAGATAAAGAAAATAACCGAACGGTAGTGAAACTATTGAAAATAACCGATGTAATTCCGGCTCACAAAATGAATTTAGAAATTGATTATAACAGAATCAAAGGCTTTGCTCAGAAAACTAAAGAAAATGAAGTAATTGAAAAATGGGTAGAAGCGCAAATTCCTTCAACATTTATAACAGTTCAAGATGAATATAAAAAATGTAACTTTTCTATCGATTGGTTACAAAATAAAAATAGATAA
- a CDS encoding Maf family nucleotide pyrophosphatase, whose product MNTFKIILASQSPRRQELLKSLNYKFETLHLNIDESYSPLLKENQITEYLAEQKSKHYGEVADQTVVITADTIVWMKDHALEKPENFEQAKKMLFELSGNSHKVYTSVGFSTKKDFKVFTDCTEVHFLPMNEKEIEFYLSHFKPYDKSGSYGIQDWIGLAKIDKINGSFFTIMGLPTHIVYEYLENLTF is encoded by the coding sequence ATGAATACATTTAAAATTATTTTAGCTTCTCAATCTCCACGAAGACAAGAACTTTTAAAAAGTTTAAATTACAAATTTGAGACTCTACATTTAAATATAGATGAAAGTTATTCTCCCTTATTAAAAGAAAATCAAATTACCGAATATTTAGCAGAGCAGAAATCGAAACATTATGGAGAAGTAGCTGATCAAACGGTTGTGATCACAGCAGATACCATTGTTTGGATGAAAGATCATGCATTGGAAAAACCTGAAAATTTCGAACAAGCAAAAAAAATGTTGTTTGAATTATCAGGAAATTCACATAAAGTGTATACTTCTGTAGGATTTTCAACCAAAAAAGATTTTAAGGTTTTTACGGATTGTACAGAAGTTCATTTTTTACCTATGAATGAAAAAGAAATTGAATTTTACCTATCTCATTTCAAACCCTATGATAAATCGGGTTCTTATGGTATTCAAGACTGGATAGGGTTGGCAAAAATCGATAAAATAAACGGTTCATTTTTTACTATTATGGGATTACCAACGCATATAGTCTATGAATATCTTGAAAATCTAACCTTTTAA
- the lpdA gene encoding dihydrolipoyl dehydrogenase has product MNYDIIVIGSGPGGYVAAIRAAQLGFKTAVVERENLGGICLNWGCIPTKALIKSAHVYEEINHAEEFGLNKTESSFDFSNVIKRSRGVADKMNKGVGFLMKKNKIDVINGNAKVKPGKKIEVTDKEGKVTEYSASHIIIATGARSRVLPNLPQDGKKIIGYREALTLPTMPKSMIVVGSGAIGIEFAYFYATMGVKVTVVEFLPNIVPVEDEEVSKHVEKSIKKHGIEVMVNSSVEKVETQGDGVKAFVKTANGEITLEADIILSAVGITANIENIGLEEVGISTDKGRILVDSFYNTNIPGYYAIGDVIPGPALAHVASAEGILCVEKIKGMNVEPIDYGNIPGCTYCSPEIASVGMTEKKAKEAGYDIKVGKFPFVASGKATANGDTDGFIKVIYDAKYGELLGCHMVGNGVTDMIAEAVAVRRLEATSHEILTTVHPHPTISEAFKGATEAAYGEAIDL; this is encoded by the coding sequence ATGAATTATGATATTATAGTTATAGGTAGCGGGCCCGGTGGATATGTTGCTGCTATTAGAGCCGCTCAATTAGGTTTTAAAACAGCTGTAGTTGAGCGAGAAAATCTAGGAGGAATTTGTTTAAACTGGGGATGTATACCAACTAAAGCTCTTATTAAAAGTGCTCACGTATATGAAGAAATAAATCATGCTGAAGAATTTGGATTGAATAAAACCGAATCATCTTTTGATTTTTCTAATGTTATTAAACGCAGTAGGGGAGTAGCCGATAAAATGAATAAAGGGGTTGGCTTCCTTATGAAAAAAAATAAAATTGATGTAATTAACGGAAATGCCAAAGTTAAGCCCGGAAAAAAAATAGAGGTTACTGATAAAGAAGGTAAAGTAACAGAATATTCAGCATCTCACATTATTATTGCTACCGGTGCAAGATCAAGAGTATTACCTAATTTACCTCAAGATGGTAAAAAAATAATCGGTTATAGAGAAGCCCTTACTCTTCCAACTATGCCTAAATCTATGATTGTAGTTGGTTCGGGAGCTATAGGTATTGAATTTGCATATTTCTATGCAACCATGGGAGTTAAAGTAACCGTAGTTGAATTTTTACCTAATATTGTCCCTGTTGAAGACGAAGAAGTTTCCAAACATGTTGAAAAATCTATTAAAAAACATGGTATAGAAGTTATGGTTAATTCTTCAGTTGAAAAAGTTGAAACTCAGGGAGACGGAGTTAAAGCTTTTGTTAAAACAGCGAACGGAGAAATAACTTTAGAAGCAGATATTATTTTATCTGCAGTAGGTATTACCGCAAATATTGAAAATATAGGATTAGAAGAGGTAGGAATATCTACAGATAAAGGAAGAATCCTTGTTGACAGTTTTTACAATACAAACATTCCAGGCTATTATGCCATTGGTGATGTTATTCCCGGCCCTGCTTTAGCCCACGTAGCTTCTGCAGAAGGAATTCTTTGTGTTGAAAAAATTAAAGGTATGAATGTTGAACCTATTGATTATGGAAACATTCCGGGATGTACTTATTGTTCTCCTGAAATCGCTTCTGTGGGTATGACAGAGAAAAAAGCCAAAGAAGCAGGTTATGATATTAAAGTGGGTAAATTTCCTTTTGTAGCATCCGGAAAAGCAACTGCTAACGGTGACACTGATGGTTTTATAAAAGTTATTTATGATGCCAAATACGGTGAGTTATTAGGTTGTCATATGGTAGGTAACGGAGTTACTGATATGATTGCGGAAGCTGTAGCTGTGAGAAGATTAGAAGCTACTTCACATGAAATTTTAACCACTGTGCATCCACATCCGACTATTTCAGAAGCATTTAAAGGTGCAACAGAGGCGGCATATGGAGAAGCAATCGATTTATAA
- a CDS encoding TM2 domain-containing protein, giving the protein MQETNQTYSNSYEISQDQLKDANSKKLIAGICGILLGSFGIHKFYLGYNKEGLIMLLITLLTSWFTCGGGAIVMGIIGLIEGILYLTKSDKEFYKTYILNRKGWF; this is encoded by the coding sequence ATGCAAGAAACGAATCAAACTTATAGTAATTCATATGAAATTTCACAAGATCAACTTAAAGATGCTAATAGTAAAAAATTAATAGCCGGAATTTGTGGTATTCTACTAGGTAGTTTTGGTATTCATAAGTTTTACTTAGGGTATAATAAAGAAGGCTTAATTATGTTATTAATTACTTTATTAACTTCATGGTTTACTTGTGGTGGAGGCGCAATTGTAATGGGTATTATAGGATTAATTGAAGGAATTTTGTACCTTACCAAATCTGATAAAGAATTTTATAAGACTTATATTTTAAATCGTAAAGGGTGGTTTTAA